The Xylanibacillus composti genome window below encodes:
- a CDS encoding helix-turn-helix transcriptional regulator, with protein sequence MLENKVRELRARYKLSQSDLADLVGITRQTVGLIEKGDYAPSVTLALKLAKAFQTSVEEVFWLSDQQEGGKGKHA encoded by the coding sequence ATGCTGGAGAATAAGGTACGCGAACTGCGAGCACGCTACAAACTGTCACAATCCGATTTGGCCGATCTGGTAGGCATTACCCGACAAACGGTCGGGCTGATCGAGAAAGGCGACTATGCTCCATCCGTTACACTCGCGCTCAAATTGGCCAAAGCCTTTCAGACATCGGTCGAAGAGGTGTTCTGGCTAAGCGACCAGCAGGAGGGGGGAAAGGGAAAGCATGCTTAG
- a CDS encoding manganese catalase family protein yields MFFHVKELQYNAKPDRPDPVYAKKLQEILGGQFGEITVMMQYLFQGFNCRAEAKYRDMLLDVGTEEMAHVEMIATMIAQLLDGAPVDQVEQAAQNPAVGAVLGGMNPQHVIVSGLGATPTDSVGYPWNSRYTIASGNLLADFRANLNAESQGRLQVVRLYEETTDPGVRDMLSFLIARDTMHQNQWMAAIEELEQIQSAVVPASFPQNLEYQEVSYQFLDFSKGEESKQGRWAAGASMDGRGQFEYVADPIARGQVPKLNPAPAFVHATPGMEPVVANP; encoded by the coding sequence ATGTTTTTTCATGTAAAAGAGCTGCAGTACAATGCCAAGCCGGATCGGCCGGACCCGGTATATGCCAAGAAGCTTCAGGAAATACTGGGGGGTCAGTTTGGCGAAATCACGGTGATGATGCAGTACCTGTTCCAGGGGTTCAACTGTCGGGCGGAGGCCAAGTATCGGGATATGCTGCTGGATGTCGGGACCGAGGAAATGGCGCATGTCGAGATGATCGCTACAATGATTGCCCAGCTGCTCGATGGCGCGCCAGTCGACCAAGTGGAGCAGGCGGCGCAGAATCCGGCGGTCGGGGCCGTGCTCGGAGGAATGAATCCGCAGCACGTCATCGTATCAGGACTAGGCGCAACGCCTACGGACAGCGTGGGCTATCCCTGGAATTCCAGGTATACGATAGCAAGCGGCAATTTGCTTGCCGACTTCCGCGCTAATCTGAATGCGGAATCGCAGGGCAGGCTTCAGGTGGTTAGGCTGTATGAGGAAACGACGGATCCCGGCGTACGGGATATGCTGTCCTTCCTGATCGCGCGGGATACGATGCACCAGAACCAATGGATGGCTGCCATTGAGGAGCTGGAGCAGATCCAGAGCGCTGTCGTTCCTGCTTCCTTCCCGCAAAACCTGGAGTACCAGGAAGTATCGTATCAATTCTTGGATTTCTCCAAAGGGGAGGAGAGCAAGCAAGGTCGTTGGGCGGCAGGCGCAAGCATGGACGGGCGCGGACAATTCGAATATGTGGCAGACCCGATCGCCAGGGGACAGGTGCCCAAGCTTAATCCGGCGCCGGCTTTCGTGCATGCAACGCCAGGCATGGAACCCGTTGTAGCCAATCCGTAG
- a CDS encoding small multi-drug export protein, whose protein sequence is MLFLVYLAVFLLAATPFLEVVGVIPIGVAAGLPALNVTIVALLGNLATIWLLILLIDKFKQWRARRQASKGQAAEGKRHKRAAQIWKKYGLPGLAIISPFLIGSHLGAMLAMSFGGTKRLVGIWMTASIVAWSILAGIFSHYGVDWLFSQTGRDGFLVDFLRDQS, encoded by the coding sequence ATGCTGTTTCTAGTATACTTGGCCGTCTTTCTATTGGCCGCGACGCCATTTCTCGAGGTTGTCGGCGTCATCCCCATAGGCGTGGCAGCAGGCCTGCCCGCACTGAATGTGACGATCGTAGCCTTGCTCGGCAATCTGGCGACGATCTGGCTGCTGATCTTACTGATTGACAAATTCAAGCAATGGCGGGCAAGACGGCAAGCCAGCAAGGGACAGGCTGCTGAAGGCAAGCGCCATAAGAGGGCCGCGCAAATTTGGAAGAAGTACGGGCTGCCCGGATTGGCCATCATCTCTCCGTTTCTGATCGGCAGCCATCTGGGAGCGATGCTCGCCATGAGCTTCGGCGGAACGAAGAGGCTCGTCGGCATCTGGATGACCGCCAGTATTGTGGCGTGGTCCATCTTGGCTGGCATTTTCTCACACTATGGCGTGGATTGGCTCTTTAGCCAAACCGGACGAGATGGATTTCTCGTTGACTTCCTGAGAGACCAATCCTGA
- the greA gene encoding transcription elongation factor GreA has product MTKEEVVLTEEGLAQLEAELDELKNVKRREMAERIKLAISYGDLRENSEYHAAKEDQAMMESRILTIEKLLKKAKVVQIENRDLSHVQIGCTVVLDDQEFNEKVEYKIVGSEEADVAANKISYESPLGKELLGKRVGDTIEVNAPAGVIKYELLDIKVG; this is encoded by the coding sequence ATGACCAAGGAAGAGGTTGTGCTGACCGAGGAAGGCCTGGCCCAGCTGGAGGCCGAGCTCGATGAGCTGAAGAACGTCAAGCGCAGGGAAATGGCCGAACGGATCAAGTTGGCGATCAGCTACGGGGACCTGAGGGAAAACAGCGAATACCATGCCGCCAAGGAAGATCAGGCGATGATGGAGTCGCGCATCCTCACCATCGAGAAGCTGTTGAAGAAGGCCAAAGTCGTGCAAATCGAAAACCGCGATCTGTCCCACGTCCAAATTGGCTGTACGGTCGTCTTGGACGATCAGGAATTCAACGAGAAAGTGGAATATAAAATTGTCGGGTCCGAGGAAGCGGACGTGGCGGCGAATAAAATTTCGTACGAAAGTCCGCTGGGCAAGGAGCTGTTAGGCAAGCGAGTAGGCGATACCATCGAAGTGAATGCCCCTGCCGGCGTCATCAAGTATGAGCTGCTCGATATTAAAGTCGGGTAA
- a CDS encoding zinc-dependent alcohol dehydrogenase, whose translation MKAVTYQGVKNIAVKEVPDPKIEKPDDMIVKITTTAICGSDLHLIHGMIPNMQEDFVIGHEPMGIVEEVGPDVRNLKKGDRVVIPFNIACGQCAYCKNELESQCDNANENGQMGAYFGYSGSTGGYAGGQAEYLRVPFANFTHFKVPEDSEVEDEKLGLMADAMTTAYWSVDNAGVKDGDTVIVLGCGPVGLLTQKFCWLKGAKRVIAVDYVGYRLEHAKRTNRVETVNFEQESNIGSCLKEMTQGGADVVIDAVGMDGKMSDLEFLASGLKLQGGTLSPIVIASQAVRKGGTIQVTGIYGGRYNGFPLGDLMQRNINLRMGQAPVIHYLPYMYELLTTGKVDPGDIITHVLPLSEAKQGYELFDAKTDNCIKVMLKP comes from the coding sequence ATGAAGGCGGTCACTTATCAAGGCGTTAAGAACATCGCTGTCAAGGAAGTGCCTGATCCGAAGATTGAGAAGCCGGATGATATGATTGTCAAAATTACGACCACGGCGATCTGCGGCTCTGACCTTCATCTGATTCACGGCATGATTCCGAATATGCAGGAGGATTTCGTCATCGGCCATGAACCGATGGGCATTGTGGAGGAAGTCGGTCCCGACGTACGCAATCTGAAGAAGGGCGACCGCGTTGTCATTCCCTTCAACATCGCGTGCGGACAATGCGCGTATTGCAAAAATGAACTGGAGAGCCAATGTGACAATGCGAATGAAAATGGGCAAATGGGCGCCTACTTCGGCTATTCCGGGTCAACCGGCGGCTATGCAGGCGGGCAGGCGGAATATTTGCGCGTGCCGTTCGCCAATTTCACGCACTTCAAGGTGCCGGAGGATAGTGAAGTCGAAGACGAGAAGCTTGGGCTGATGGCAGACGCTATGACGACAGCTTATTGGAGCGTGGACAACGCGGGAGTCAAAGACGGCGATACCGTGATCGTGCTTGGCTGCGGTCCGGTCGGCTTGCTGACGCAGAAGTTTTGCTGGTTGAAAGGCGCGAAGCGCGTCATCGCGGTCGACTATGTCGGGTATCGGCTGGAGCACGCCAAGCGCACCAATCGTGTGGAGACTGTCAACTTTGAACAGGAGTCCAATATTGGCAGCTGCCTGAAGGAAATGACGCAGGGCGGAGCCGATGTCGTGATCGATGCCGTCGGCATGGACGGCAAGATGAGCGACCTGGAATTTCTGGCGAGCGGCTTGAAGCTGCAAGGAGGCACGCTAAGTCCGATTGTTATAGCATCGCAGGCCGTCCGCAAGGGGGGCACCATTCAGGTGACCGGCATTTATGGCGGCCGTTATAACGGCTTTCCGCTTGGAGACCTGATGCAGCGTAACATTAATCTCCGCATGGGACAAGCGCCGGTGATTCATTATTTGCCGTATATGTACGAGCTCTTGACGACAGGCAAGGTGGACCCGGGGGACATCATTACCCATGTGCTTCCGCTAAGTGAAGCCAAGCAAGGATATGAACTATTCGATGCCAAGACGGATAACTGCATCAAAGTCATGCTAAAGCCTTGA
- a CDS encoding Ger(x)C family spore germination protein: MRRTWLVGGLMLLVLTGCWNNRELDQLAIVVGLGIDKAGQADQYRVSMQIVNPGAMAVGQKSGGTVKAMPITLYAETGSSIFEAMRKAANSVPLQPFFAHTQIIIIGEELAREGFSNLFDFYERSREFRMNAQILIAKEAKAEQVLSMFTPLENVSASGIMRRLEFASDTWGQSHAMTIKELIQTLVGESEPAISGIRIQGDPALGASSKNEEETKVPSFMSIDGIGLFKEGKLISWLDGPQARGTVFLLDELKGTSMSLPCDDKPEGAAIELLRSSTSTQVEVKHGRPLFRIKVEQEGSVNELQCPMDISKKETLVKLQQEWAAATEKEIVAAVQAAKQAKSDIFQFGIRVGEQHPELWKEWKEEWPDIFAESLLEVEVEAFIRRTGMRMKPYTVGGE, translated from the coding sequence ATGCGCCGAACTTGGCTCGTAGGGGGCTTGATGCTGCTGGTGCTGACCGGCTGCTGGAACAACCGCGAGCTTGATCAGCTGGCGATCGTTGTGGGACTCGGCATCGACAAGGCCGGGCAGGCGGACCAATACAGGGTGAGCATGCAAATTGTGAATCCGGGCGCGATGGCCGTGGGACAAAAAAGCGGTGGAACCGTCAAAGCAATGCCCATAACTCTCTATGCTGAAACGGGGAGCTCGATTTTCGAGGCGATGCGCAAAGCTGCCAACAGTGTGCCCCTGCAGCCGTTTTTCGCTCATACACAGATCATTATTATAGGCGAGGAACTGGCACGGGAAGGATTCTCCAATCTATTCGATTTTTATGAACGATCCCGGGAGTTCCGGATGAATGCGCAAATCTTGATCGCCAAGGAAGCCAAAGCGGAGCAAGTGCTGTCGATGTTTACGCCGCTTGAGAACGTATCTGCCTCGGGGATTATGAGGAGATTGGAATTCGCCTCCGATACTTGGGGGCAAAGCCATGCCATGACCATCAAGGAACTGATTCAGACTTTGGTCGGCGAGAGCGAGCCGGCCATCTCCGGCATTCGCATCCAGGGCGACCCCGCTCTCGGGGCGTCTTCCAAGAATGAGGAAGAAACGAAGGTGCCTTCCTTTATGTCCATCGATGGCATCGGGCTATTCAAGGAAGGGAAGCTGATTTCTTGGCTGGACGGTCCGCAAGCGAGAGGGACTGTCTTCCTGCTCGATGAGCTCAAAGGGACCAGCATGTCTCTTCCTTGCGATGACAAACCGGAGGGGGCGGCTATCGAGCTGCTGCGCTCGAGCACGAGTACACAGGTGGAAGTGAAGCACGGACGACCGCTGTTTCGCATTAAGGTCGAACAGGAGGGCTCTGTCAACGAGCTGCAATGTCCCATGGATATTAGCAAGAAGGAAACGCTGGTCAAGCTTCAGCAGGAGTGGGCAGCTGCCACTGAGAAGGAAATTGTCGCCGCTGTTCAGGCAGCAAAGCAAGCCAAAAGCGATATTTTTCAGTTCGGCATTCGTGTTGGCGAACAGCATCCCGAGCTGTGGAAGGAGTGGAAGGAAGAGTGGCCGGACATTTTCGCAGAGAGCCTGCTTGAAGTGGAAGTGGAGGCATTCATTCGGCGAACCGGCATGAGAATGAAGCCCTATACCGTTGGAGGGGAGTAG
- a CDS encoding NADH:flavin oxidoreductase/NADH oxidase, whose protein sequence is MSKLFAPFKLKGLELKNRVVMAPMCQYSVTAEDGRPNDWHYVHYVSRAVGGTGLIIMEMTDVEPDGRITNRDLGLWSDDQTPAFARIIESVQASGAKVGIQIAHAGRKAEDAAEPVAPSAIPFPGEAYKTPRALSTEEVKQMVRKFGDTARRAVQAGVDMLELHGAHGYLIHQFQSALTNKRDDEYGQDLARFGCEVIEAVKREMPADMPLVFRISAVEYADGGYDIDHAIALCRAYREAGVDAFHVSSGGEGLPGTRKPGSYPGYQVPFARSIREALQVPVIAVGRLEDPALAEAVLGCEDADLIAIARGMLRDPYWATHAAIALKSDRTEIPQQYERGY, encoded by the coding sequence ATGAGCAAGTTGTTTGCCCCATTCAAGCTGAAGGGATTGGAGCTGAAGAACCGCGTCGTCATGGCGCCAATGTGCCAATACTCGGTCACAGCCGAAGACGGCAGGCCGAATGATTGGCATTATGTCCACTATGTCAGCCGCGCAGTTGGCGGCACCGGTCTCATCATCATGGAAATGACAGACGTGGAGCCGGATGGACGCATTACGAATCGCGATCTCGGTTTATGGTCGGATGACCAGACCCCGGCTTTCGCGAGAATAATCGAAAGCGTCCAGGCGAGCGGGGCCAAGGTTGGCATTCAGATCGCCCATGCGGGACGCAAAGCCGAAGATGCTGCGGAGCCCGTGGCGCCATCGGCGATTCCTTTCCCTGGAGAGGCCTACAAGACGCCCCGCGCGCTTTCGACTGAAGAAGTGAAGCAGATGGTCCGCAAGTTCGGGGATACGGCGCGCAGGGCCGTACAGGCAGGGGTCGATATGCTGGAGCTGCATGGTGCGCACGGCTACCTGATTCATCAATTTCAATCGGCCTTGACCAATAAGCGGGACGATGAATATGGACAAGATTTGGCGCGCTTTGGATGTGAGGTGATTGAAGCCGTGAAGCGGGAAATGCCGGCGGACATGCCGTTGGTATTCCGGATTTCCGCAGTCGAGTATGCAGACGGCGGCTATGACATCGATCATGCGATTGCGCTGTGCCGAGCGTATCGGGAGGCAGGCGTAGACGCCTTCCATGTCAGCTCTGGCGGAGAAGGCTTGCCTGGAACCCGCAAGCCGGGCAGTTACCCGGGCTATCAAGTCCCGTTCGCCCGCAGCATTCGGGAAGCGCTGCAGGTCCCAGTTATTGCGGTTGGCCGTCTGGAAGATCCGGCACTGGCCGAGGCCGTGTTGGGTTGCGAGGATGCTGATCTCATCGCGATTGCCCGCGGCATGCTGCGGGACCCGTACTGGGCAACACATGCCGCGATAGCATTAAAAAGCGATCGAACCGAAATTCCTCAGCAGTATGAACGCGGGTATTAA
- a CDS encoding VOC family protein, with translation MQVKRIVANIATSDIAAAKTFYRDVLGLELWMDFGWIATYGVQQEMKGQISFASQGGSDTPVPDLSIEVDDLDEALARMRHAGFEVTYGPVQEPWGVRRFYVRDPFGKLVNILSHAIERRE, from the coding sequence ATGCAGGTGAAACGAATAGTTGCCAATATCGCTACTTCAGACATTGCAGCAGCGAAAACATTCTACCGGGATGTGCTGGGACTCGAATTGTGGATGGATTTCGGCTGGATCGCCACCTATGGGGTGCAGCAAGAGATGAAGGGGCAGATCAGCTTCGCCTCGCAAGGAGGTTCGGATACGCCTGTACCGGACCTGTCCATTGAAGTGGACGACCTCGACGAGGCTCTCGCGCGCATGCGGCATGCCGGATTTGAGGTCACATACGGGCCCGTGCAGGAGCCTTGGGGAGTTCGGCGATTTTATGTGCGCGATCCGTTCGGCAAGCTGGTGAATATTTTATCGCATGCCATCGAGCGGAGGGAATAA
- the rlmN gene encoding 23S rRNA (adenine(2503)-C(2))-methyltransferase RlmN, which translates to MSKPSIYGYTFDQLAAWLEDRGYSKYWASRVWQQLYRERAADFAAMADVPETCTALLADQLLIGSMDVHVQQESRDGTVKFLFRLADGHLIETVLMRHKFGLTVCVTTQVGCNIGCSFCASGLLAKKRDLASGEIVEQIMQVQRYLDEAGRGERVTHTVVMGIGEPFDNFDHLIAFLRIVMDPKGLAIGPRHITVSTSGLAEKIRAFADLNLRVNLALSLHAPNNELRTRIMKINRAIPIEELMEAIDDFIARTNQRVTIEYILLKDVNDGVEQALELAELLRGREGSVHVNLIPYNPVDEHSQYQRSEESTVRAFFDTMKKRGFSCSVRLEHGTDIDAACGQLRSKQLREEGEPSLAQ; encoded by the coding sequence ATGAGCAAACCATCCATCTATGGATACACATTCGATCAGCTTGCTGCTTGGCTGGAGGATCGAGGATATAGCAAGTACTGGGCATCGCGGGTGTGGCAACAGCTTTACCGCGAGCGGGCGGCCGATTTCGCTGCAATGGCAGATGTGCCGGAAACGTGTACAGCGTTGCTCGCCGATCAGCTGTTGATCGGGAGCATGGACGTGCATGTGCAGCAGGAGTCCCGGGACGGGACCGTGAAATTTCTGTTCCGGCTGGCGGACGGCCATTTGATCGAGACCGTGCTGATGCGGCACAAGTTCGGCTTGACCGTATGCGTGACGACGCAGGTCGGCTGCAATATCGGCTGCAGCTTTTGCGCCAGCGGTCTGCTGGCGAAGAAGCGGGATCTCGCCAGCGGCGAAATTGTGGAGCAGATTATGCAGGTGCAGCGCTATCTCGACGAGGCAGGCCGCGGCGAACGAGTCACGCACACGGTGGTCATGGGCATCGGCGAACCGTTCGACAACTTTGACCATTTGATCGCCTTCCTGCGGATCGTGATGGACCCGAAGGGTCTGGCGATCGGACCGCGTCACATCACGGTCTCGACGAGCGGGCTGGCAGAGAAGATCCGGGCGTTCGCCGATCTGAATCTGCGCGTCAATCTGGCGCTGTCCTTGCATGCGCCGAACAACGAGCTTCGTACCCGCATTATGAAGATCAACCGGGCGATTCCGATCGAGGAGCTAATGGAGGCAATCGATGACTTCATCGCACGGACGAATCAGCGGGTGACAATCGAATACATCTTGTTGAAGGATGTGAATGATGGTGTCGAGCAGGCGTTGGAGCTGGCTGAATTGCTGCGAGGCCGGGAAGGATCGGTGCATGTGAATTTGATCCCGTACAATCCGGTCGACGAGCACAGCCAGTACCAACGCAGCGAGGAAAGCACCGTGCGGGCGTTTTTCGACACGATGAAAAAGCGCGGCTTCAGCTGCAGCGTGCGCCTGGAGCATGGTACTGACATCGATGCAGCCTGCGGCCAGCTGCGAAGCAAGCAATTGCGGGAAGAAGGCGAGCCGAGTCTGGCACAGTAA
- a CDS encoding spore germination protein, which yields MRWRSKPEPRQAPAQPSLAEQVAVNLANLQAMLGHSSDLVVRELRAVGNTRTAAVYLDGISDKDKINAYIFHSLLTESNQLPKKPSQEDGSAEDNLLRFMQSHALAVGEVKLAQDWDTVILSVLSGDTVLFVEGHAEALVCGTKGGQHRSVEEPSTQLVIRGPKESFTESIGTNVALVRKRIRSKNLRLETMKIGLVTQTDVAVMYINGIASEKIVKEIKDRLHQIDTDAILESGYIEQWIEDESNTPFPTIYNTERPDTVAGNLLEGRIAIFVDGTPFVLIAPTTFFMHFQSSEDYYQRFPVTSFIRLLRYGAFLIALFGPSVYIAAITFHQEMIPTELLISLAAQRDSVPFPAFIEALLMEVAFEILREAGVRMPRAVGQAVSIVGALVLGQAAVEAGIVSSMMVIVVAITGISSFANPSFGMSLGVRVVRFLMMVAAALFGFYGMAVFSLLILTHMCSLRSFGIPYMSPFAPFILEDHKDTLVRFPHKKLFARPRLISQQNMSRQGTQSRPDEEGS from the coding sequence ATGCGATGGAGAAGCAAGCCAGAGCCTCGCCAGGCGCCAGCACAGCCCTCGCTGGCGGAGCAGGTTGCGGTCAATCTGGCGAACCTGCAAGCGATGCTTGGCCACAGCTCTGATCTGGTTGTGCGGGAGCTTCGGGCGGTCGGCAATACTCGGACGGCCGCAGTCTATTTGGACGGCATCAGCGACAAGGACAAGATTAACGCCTATATCTTTCACTCCTTATTGACCGAATCGAACCAACTGCCCAAGAAGCCTTCGCAGGAAGACGGGAGCGCCGAAGACAATTTGCTTCGATTTATGCAGAGCCATGCGCTCGCCGTCGGTGAAGTGAAGCTGGCACAGGACTGGGATACCGTGATCTTGTCTGTCCTGTCCGGGGATACCGTGCTATTCGTAGAGGGGCATGCGGAAGCTTTGGTTTGCGGGACGAAGGGCGGACAGCATCGCAGTGTGGAGGAGCCTTCCACACAGCTGGTTATTCGCGGACCGAAGGAGTCGTTCACCGAATCCATCGGCACCAATGTGGCGTTGGTGCGCAAACGCATTAGAAGCAAGAATCTGCGGCTGGAGACGATGAAGATCGGTCTGGTCACCCAGACGGATGTGGCCGTCATGTACATAAATGGCATCGCCAGTGAAAAGATTGTCAAGGAAATCAAGGATCGGCTTCATCAGATCGACACGGATGCGATACTGGAATCAGGCTACATCGAGCAGTGGATTGAGGATGAGTCGAATACGCCATTCCCGACAATTTATAATACAGAGCGGCCGGACACTGTAGCAGGCAATCTGCTGGAGGGCCGCATTGCGATCTTTGTAGATGGAACACCATTCGTGCTCATTGCGCCGACGACATTTTTCATGCATTTTCAGTCTTCCGAGGACTACTACCAGCGGTTTCCCGTAACGTCTTTCATCCGCCTGCTGCGGTATGGGGCGTTCCTGATCGCCCTGTTCGGCCCATCGGTCTATATTGCGGCGATCACGTTCCATCAGGAGATGATTCCGACCGAGCTCTTGATCAGTTTGGCGGCACAGCGGGACAGCGTGCCATTCCCTGCCTTTATCGAGGCTCTGCTGATGGAGGTAGCTTTCGAAATATTAAGGGAAGCGGGAGTGCGCATGCCGCGGGCAGTGGGGCAGGCGGTGTCTATTGTAGGCGCGTTGGTGCTCGGCCAGGCAGCGGTTGAAGCGGGCATCGTCTCGTCGATGATGGTCATCGTCGTAGCCATTACCGGGATCAGCAGCTTTGCCAATCCGTCGTTTGGCATGTCGCTGGGCGTTCGGGTTGTCCGGTTTTTGATGATGGTGGCAGCGGCTTTGTTCGGATTCTACGGCATGGCGGTGTTCAGTTTGCTGATTCTGACCCATATGTGCAGCTTGCGGTCTTTCGGCATTCCCTATATGAGTCCGTTCGCTCCCTTCATCTTGGAGGATCATAAAGATACACTGGTACGCTTCCCGCATAAAAAGCTCTTTGCCCGGCCCCGATTGATCAGCCAGCAAAATATGAGTCGGCAAGGAACACAGAGCCGGCCTGACGAGGAGGGAAGCTGA
- a CDS encoding GerAB/ArcD/ProY family transporter → MSGKMTISLAQLFAMIMLFEFGTALVVPIGLTAEQGVWLSILIALPGGLLLYGVYMYLFREYPQLILSGYMRKIVGPFLAFPISYLFILSFMYIAARNLREAGDLLITTSYDQTPLFVIHAVFAVPVIYVLSKGVEVFFRLGEIYILVMLSLGAIGYCAALFSGEINMSNLLPIYGEGWGSILQAAYPKILAFPFAELATFTVILPLLNNKRKAAKVGSAAIMASGILLSMTHALNIAVLGADIYGRASFPLFTTVSVVHIGEFLQRLDAIVMLTLIIGVFFKMTLYCYAASALVGDLFKVSDVRKLSYPIVTVVLFMSVLSAWSYPEHAEEGEISLYIILILFAAVPIVLAAVHRVRKTLQPKG, encoded by the coding sequence TTGTCTGGCAAAATGACCATAAGCCTGGCGCAATTGTTCGCCATGATCATGCTGTTTGAATTTGGCACGGCTCTTGTTGTGCCTATAGGCCTTACAGCAGAGCAGGGCGTCTGGTTGTCCATTCTCATTGCTTTGCCGGGAGGCTTGCTGCTGTACGGGGTGTATATGTACTTGTTTCGGGAATATCCCCAGCTGATTTTAAGCGGGTACATGCGCAAAATAGTGGGACCGTTCCTCGCATTTCCGATCAGCTACTTGTTTATTCTCAGCTTTATGTATATTGCCGCGCGCAACCTGCGCGAGGCCGGAGATTTGCTGATTACCACCTCGTATGATCAAACGCCATTATTCGTCATTCACGCCGTGTTTGCTGTTCCGGTCATTTACGTACTGTCCAAGGGGGTAGAGGTGTTCTTTCGGCTGGGAGAGATCTACATCCTGGTCATGCTCTCGCTGGGCGCGATTGGATACTGTGCAGCCTTATTCTCCGGCGAGATCAATATGAGCAATTTGCTGCCCATATATGGAGAGGGGTGGGGCTCCATCTTGCAGGCAGCCTACCCGAAAATTTTAGCCTTCCCCTTTGCCGAGCTCGCAACCTTTACCGTTATTTTGCCGCTGCTTAACAACAAGCGCAAAGCGGCAAAAGTCGGCTCGGCCGCGATTATGGCCAGCGGCATTCTGCTCAGCATGACACATGCGCTCAATATTGCCGTACTCGGCGCGGATATTTACGGGCGGGCATCCTTTCCCTTGTTTACGACCGTCAGTGTCGTCCATATTGGCGAATTTCTGCAGCGGTTGGATGCCATTGTCATGCTCACGCTCATTATCGGCGTTTTCTTCAAGATGACGCTGTACTGCTATGCCGCTTCGGCATTAGTCGGGGATTTGTTCAAGGTGTCCGATGTGCGGAAGCTTTCCTATCCGATTGTAACGGTTGTCTTGTTTATGTCGGTGCTGTCCGCCTGGAGCTACCCCGAGCATGCGGAGGAAGGGGAGATAAGTCTTTACATCATTCTGATTTTGTTTGCTGCAGTACCGATTGTCCTGGCTGCCGTCCATCGCGTGCGCAAGACGCTTCAGCCGAAGGGCTAG
- a CDS encoding GyrI-like domain-containing protein, translating to MSKKVDYKKDFKHLYVPGTSPEILEVGPMPYFILQGEGDPNTEPFAQATEALYSMSYAVKMSYKSDNVPAGYYAYTVFPLEGIWDLIDYAKPATDKSNLRYTLMIRQPDFMNEALFTRYLEQTKAKKTNPRLDDIVFSEVADGLSCQMMHIGSYDEEPASFARMEAFCEQQGYVRTSLTHREIYLSDPRKTAPYKRKTVLRFSVEKR from the coding sequence ATGTCGAAGAAAGTGGATTATAAAAAAGATTTCAAGCATTTATATGTGCCCGGCACTTCTCCGGAAATCCTCGAGGTGGGGCCTATGCCCTATTTCATCCTGCAGGGAGAGGGCGATCCGAATACCGAGCCATTCGCCCAAGCGACCGAGGCGTTGTACAGCATGAGCTATGCGGTGAAGATGTCTTACAAGAGCGACAACGTGCCGGCAGGCTACTATGCCTACACCGTCTTCCCCCTTGAAGGGATATGGGATTTGATCGATTATGCCAAGCCAGCGACGGACAAGAGCAATCTTCGCTACACGCTGATGATTCGCCAGCCAGATTTCATGAACGAAGCGCTTTTCACACGGTATCTAGAACAGACGAAGGCCAAGAAGACCAACCCCCGCTTGGACGATATTGTGTTCAGCGAAGTAGCGGACGGCCTCAGCTGCCAAATGATGCACATCGGCAGCTATGATGAAGAACCCGCTAGCTTTGCCAGGATGGAAGCCTTCTGCGAGCAACAGGGCTACGTCCGCACCAGCCTCACGCACCGCGAAATCTATCTGTCCGATCCGCGTAAAACGGCTCCCTACAAGCGGAAGACCGTACTGCGCTTCTCTGTGGAGAAACGATAG
- a CDS encoding spore coat protein: MNTLIEHLTGMHTLTDQVVAMDLLISAKSGVRNYAMAATEAGTPEVKELLMRHLEEAIDMHERIFAYMMEQGQYHPWNVNEQIEVDLKNSDTALRAPTL; encoded by the coding sequence ATGAATACATTGATTGAGCATCTGACGGGGATGCACACCTTAACCGACCAAGTGGTCGCGATGGATCTGTTGATATCTGCCAAGAGCGGCGTGCGCAACTACGCCATGGCGGCCACAGAGGCAGGGACACCTGAAGTGAAGGAACTGCTCATGCGTCACTTGGAGGAAGCGATCGACATGCATGAGCGGATTTTTGCGTACATGATGGAGCAGGGCCAGTACCACCCCTGGAATGTGAACGAGCAGATTGAAGTGGACCTGAAGAACAGCGACACGGCGCTAAGAGCGCCAACTCTATAA